The Saliniradius amylolyticus DNA segment GACTTCAGCCCCATCAGTATCTTAGTGGTATCGTCCACACTCGGCTCTACCACATCAATCTTCTGGAAGCGTCGCGCCAGGGCGCGATCTTTTTCGAAGATGCCCTGATACTCCTGGAATGTCGTGGAGCCGATACAGCGCAGCTCACCACTGCTGAGCTTGGGCTTCAGCAAGTTAGACGCATCCATCACTCCGCCCGAAGCGGCGCCAGCGCCGATAATGGTGTGAATTTCATCGATAAACAGGATGGCATGGTCATCCTCAGACAACTCCTTGAGGATGGCCTTAAGGCGTTTTTCAAAATCGCCCCGGTATTTGGTTCCGGCCAGCAGACCGCCCAGATCCAACGAATAAACGGTGGCTTCGGCAATCACCTCGGGCACATCCTCATGGACGATCCGATAGGCCAGACCTTCAGCAATAGCCGTCTTACCCACCCCGGCTTCACCGACCAGCAGCGGGTTGTTCTTGCGACGGCGGCACAACACCTGCACGGTGCGCTCCACTTCCTGATCGCGACCGATAAGAGGGTCGATACGGCCCTCTTTTACTGCCACGTTGAGATTAGTGGAGAACTTGCTTAATACCGACGCGCCTTCTTCCACTTCCACCTCTTCTTCTGCTTCCGATGGATTGAGACCTTCGTCGTCCGACTTGCTCACGCCGTGGGAGATAAAATTCACCACATCCAGACGGGTCACATCGGATTTTTTCAGAATATAAACGGCTTGTGATTCCTGTTCACTGAAAATCGCCACCAGCACATTAGCGCCGGTCACCTCATCTTTCCCGGATGACTGCACATGGAACACCGCACGCTGTAACACCCTCTGGAAGCCAAGAGTTGGCTGAGTTTCGCGATCCGATTCCGGGCCATCCATGATCAGAGGCGTCGTGTCTTTGACAAAATCAGTCAGCTCGGTGCGCATGGCTTCAATATTGGCACCACAGGCCTGCAGCGCTTCATGAGCTGCGGCATTATCCAATAGCGCAAGCAGCAGGTGTTCCACCGTCATAAACTCATGGCGGTGTTCACGGGCAAATACAAACGCCTGATTTAAGGAATGTTCAAGATCTTTATTCAACATACACGCCCCTTACTACTGCTGTGAACGTCTTTATCATGCCGGCTCCATAGAGCACAGCAACGGGTGTTGATGCTTTCTGGCGTATTGATTCACCTGCATCACTTTTGTTTCGGCCACTTCCGAAGTATAGATACCGCACACGGCCTTGCCATCGTAGTGGACGGTTAACATCAACTGATTGGCTTTTTCCGCTGTCAGACTGAAAAACCGCATCAAAACTTCCACCACAAAGTCCATTGGGGTGTAGTCATCATTATTCAAAATGACCTTATACATAGGCGGTGGTTCAACCTTTTTCTTGGTCGATTCCAATAATTTTTCATGGCCTATGGTACTGCTGTCTCTGCTCATACTTTAATAATAGCTGCTATCTTCTGTCCTATTATGTGATCTTTGGCCGCGTAATTAAATGTCAAAATCGCCTTGACAAGATCCGCTCAAAATATCTACATTTCTTGTTGGTTTTGTGATCACAAAACCCGTGTCTCTCTGTTAAGTGGGGGCCATGGATAGACACTTCAAGATGTCAGTGAGAGGAAGTAACAATGGCAGTTGGCAAAGTTAAATGGTTTAACAACGCGAAGGGGTTCGGCTTTATCGTGCCTGAGGAAGGCGGTGAAGACATTTTTGCACACTATTCTACGATTCAGATGGACGGATATCGCTCCCTGAAAGCCGGTCAAGAAGTCAGTTATGAGGTGCAAGAAGGTCCCAAGGGCCTGCACGCCGAAAACATCGAAATCAACGGTGAGCCTCAGCGTTAAACACCAGACCCAAACAAAAAAGCAGATGAAAATTCATCTGCTTTTTTTATGTCTGTTAGTCTCCTCAGCCATCATCGGCTGAGGAGATGCGCAACAACGCTTAGGCGATCATCGCCAATCCTTTGTTAAAGGTCTCGCTGGGGCGCATGGCGTCAAAGCCTTTGTCATCTTCTGGCTTATAGTAGCCGCCGATATCCATACTGCGACCCTGAACACCATTCAACTCATCGACGATCTTAGCTTCGTTCTCGGTTAAGAACTCCGCCACCGGCGTGAAGCGCTCTTTCAGCTCGGCGTCCTGGTCCTGATTCGCCAACTCCTGCGCCCAGTAAAGCGTCAGGTAGAAGTGACTGCCCCGGTTATCCAACTCGTTCACTTTACGCGATGGTGATTTGTTGTTTTCCAGGAAGCTGGAGGTCGCTTTATCCAGTGTATCGGCCAGTACCTGAGCCTTTTTGTTGTCATACACATTGGCCATATGCTCGAAAGAGGCCGCCAGTGCCAAAAACTCACCCAGTGAATCCCAGCGCAGGTGATTCTCTTTTAAGAACTGCTGCACATGTTTAGGCGCAGAGCCACCAGCGCCAGTTTCGAACAATCCACCACCGTTCATCAGGGGCACGATTGACAGCATCTTGGCTGAGGTACCCAACTCCAGAATCGGGAACAGATCGGTGAGGTAGTCACGCAAGACGTTACCAGTCACCGAGATGGTGTCCTTACCGGCCTTAACTCTTTCCAGTGTATGCTGCATGGCGGCTTCCGGGGCCATGATGCGGATATCCAAGCCGTCGGTGTCGTGCTCCTGCAGATAGGTATTGACCTTCTTAACCAACTCGGCGTCGTGAGCACGCTGCTCATTCAGCCAGAATACAGCCGGCATGCCGCTTAAGCGTGAGCGATTCACCGCCAGCTTCACCCAGTCACGTATAGCAACGTCTTTAACCTGGCACATACGCCAGATATCGCCCTGCTCCACATCGTGGGTAAAGATCACGTCACCAGCGCTGTTCAGCACCTGTACCTGACCCGCGGCGGGGATTTCGAAGGTTTTATCATGAGAGCCATATTCTTCGGCTTTCTGGGCCATCAGTCCCACGTTAGGCACGGTGCCCATGGTAGCGGGATCGAACGCGCCATTCTGTTTGCAGAATTCAATGGTTTGCTGATAGATACCGGCGTAACAGCGATCAGGAATCACAAACTTAGTATCCTGCACATCATTGTCTTTGTTCCACATACGGCCTGAGGTACGAATGGCCGCCGGCATGGACGCATCGATGATCACATCGCTGGGAACATGTAGGTTGGTGATGCCGCGATCCGAATCCACCATCGCCATATCCGGGCGCTCGTTGTACAGCGCATCGATATCAGCCTTGATGGCTTGCTGTTTGTCTTGCGGCAAATTGTCCAGCTTAGCGTACAGGTCGCCAATGCCGTTGTTGGGGTTAAAGTCCATGGCTTTCAGCTCGTCGGCGTACTTCTCAAGCACCTCTTTGTAAAACGCTTTGACCGCATGACCGAAGATAATGGGGTCTGAGACCTTCATCATAGTGGCTTTTAAATGCACGGAGAACAGCACGCCTTTTTGTTTGGCGTCCTCGATTTCCTGGCGCAGGAAATCCTGTAACTGAGCGGCGCTCATCTTAGTAGCGTCCACCACCTCACCAGCCAGAACCTTAACGCTGTCTTTCAGGACTTTAGTGTCGCCATCCTGAGTCTTCAGAACGATCTTCAGGCTGTCATCGCTTTCCATCGTGGTGGACAGCTCACTGCCGAAAAAGTCACCGTCGGTCATGTGCGATACATGAGACTTGGAGTCCTCTTCCCATTTACCCATAGAATGAGGGTTGTTTTTAGCGTATTGCTTCACCGAGGCTGGAGCGCGACGGTCGGAATTACCTTCACGCAGCACAGGATTGACCGCACTGCCTTTTACCGAGTCATAGCGTGTCTGAATATCTTTTTCTTCGTCGGTCTTTGGATCGAAAGGATAATCCGGCAGCTTATAGCCTTTTTGCTGCAATTCTTTGATGGCAGCCTGCAACTGAGGAATAGATGCACTGATGTTGGGTAGCTTGATGATGTTCGCTTCCGGCGTCTTCGCCAGCTCGCCCAAGTAGCCCAGATCGTCAGAGGTACGCTGCTCGTCGGTCAAATAGTCGGGGAATACCGCCAGAATACGGCCCGCCAGTGAAATATCACGACTTTCGACGTCTACGCCAGCACTCTTGCTGAATGCTTCCACCACAGGTAGAAAAGAATAGGTCGCCAGTGCAGGCGCCTCATCGGTCTTGGTATAGATAATTTTTGAACTCATGGAATTCCCTAGTTTGGTTAAGGCAAATACGAATGCATAAAAGTTTGGGATGCCTGGGGCAATTATCAAGTCTGCAAACATACCAATACCGGCGCCATATTACAAAGCACACGACTTTGTTACTATCATCCCATTAACTGTAATAACGACAGATGGAGTTGGTTTTGCCTGCCCCACACCGACGATCCAATAAATCCTCAGGCCCCCACAGACCGTACCGGTCAGCAAAGCGCAATTCACACGGGGCCTCACATCAGCCTAAGAAGATTGTGCTGTTTAACAAACCCTTCGACGTTTTAACCCAGTTCACCGACGGTCAGGGCCGGCGAACGCTGAAGGACTTTATTCCCATTGAAGGGATTTACGCCGCCGGACGTTTGGACAAAGACAGCGAAGGCCTGCTGGTGCTGACCAACGACGGAAAACTGCAGCACAAGCTCGCCAACCCTAAACATAAAACCTCCAAGACTTATTGGGTGCAGGTGGAAGGCGCGCCAGATGAAGCAGATCTGGAGCGACTCAGAAAAGGCGTTGAGCTTAAAGATGGCCTGACCAAACCGGCCAAGGTCGAGATCATGGCCGAGCCCGAGCTCTGGCCTCGCCAGCCGCCTGTGCGTTACCGAAAGACCGTGCCGACCACCTGGCTGAGCATCACTCTTACAGAAGGTCGCAATCGGCAGGTACGGCGAATGACGGCCGCCATTGGGCATCCCACCCTGCGTCTGGTGCGCTATCGAATTGGTCAGTGGACCATTGACGGTATCGACAACGGCGACTATTTGTTATTGAAGTAATGGATTTTTTAACAGGACGTCTCCATGGTCAGGCCTCATATTACTGTTGCCACCGTTGTGGAAGCACAGCGGCGTTTCTTACTCGTGGAAGAAAAGATTCAGGGCAAGGTGGTGTTTAACCAACCGGCAGGCCACTTAAAAACAGACGAAGACGTGGTGGATGGCGCCAAACGGGAGTTATGGGAAGAAACCGGGCTCGACTTGTCACCTCAGGCGTTAACCGGCATTTACCTGTTTGATGTGCCTCGGGAAGATCGCTCTTACTTGCGGTTTAACTTCTCCCTGGCTTTGGACGAGCCCGTGGGCACGGCCCCCAGAGATCCCAGCATCATTCGGTGCCACTGGCTGAGCTTAGAACAAATTCGTGAACTGGATGAAGAGAGAAAATTACGCAGCCCACTAGTACTTAGCAGTATTGTCGATTATCTGAAGGGTCACGAATACCCGCTATCCATTCTCCATCGTTTTCTCCCCGCTACTGAACCGTCGTTGTAGGCGACAATTGTCAGGCAAAAAATACCCTATGCCAAAATTGGCCAGACTCTGCTAAAATTCGCGCTCCTTTTTTACAGCATACAGTGGTACTACACTTCCCCTATGGCAGACAACAGTGCGATCAAAGTCATTGTCGGCATGTCCGGCGGCGTCGACTCCTCGGTCTCGGCTTACTTGCTTCAACAGCAGGGTTATGACGTCGAAGGCCTGTTTATGAAAAACTGGGAAGAAGACGATAACGATGAATACTGCGCCGCCGCCGAAGACTTGAAAGACGCTCAGGCTGTGGCTGATAAGCTCGGTATTAAGCTGCGCACCATCAATTTTGCCGCCGAGTACTGGGATAATGTGTTTGAATATTTTCTGGCCGAATATAAGGCTGGCCGCACTCCCAACCCGGATATCATGTGCAACAAGGAAATCAAGTTTAAGGCCTTCTTAGAGTTTGCGGTTGAAGATCTGGGTGCCGACTATATCGCCACGGGGCACTATGTTCGCCGACGTTCTCAGGATGGTCAGTGGCAATTGTTGCGAGGTTTAGACGACAACAAAGATCAGAGCTATTTCCTCTATGGCATTAGTGAACACCAGGTAGCCCAAACATTATTCCCACTTGGTGAACTGGAAAAACCCGAAGTTCGTGCCATTGCCGAACAGCAGGGTCTGATCACTCACGATAAGAAAGACAGCACCGGCATCTGTTTTATTGGCGAGCGCAAGTTTAAGGACTTCTTAAGCCAATACCTGCCTGCCCAGCCAGGCAACATTGAAACGCCGGAAGGGGAAGTGATTGGTCGCCATGACGGCCTGATGTACCACACACTGGGTCAACGTAAAGGCCTGCACATCGGTGGACTGCAAGACTATGGCGATGATCCCTGGTATGTCGTGGCAAAAGACACCGAACGTAACGTGTTGATTGCCGCTCAGGGCAGCGACCATCCCCTGCTCTATTCCGATGGCCTGATCGCCAACCAGTTAGACTGGGTGGATCGCAAAGGCCCCACGGACGAAATTCGCTGTGTGGTAAAAACCCGCTACCGTCAGCACGACATCCCGTGTCGAGTCGTCCCTCAGGACAGTGGCTGTGTGCACGTCCATTTCGACCAACCACAAAAGGCCGTTACTCCGGGTCAATCGGCGGTGTTCTATCAGGACGACGTTTGTCTGGGTGGCGGCATTATCGAACAATATCTGCGTAATCATGACTGAATATAATCGAGACCAATGCCTGGCATTGGCGGGCGTCTGTCAGGCAGCCGCCCTGACTCAGGCGTTTGCCCGCAAAGGGGACGCCGATGAAGCGGCCCTGACAGGCAGCATGAAGAGTATTATAGAGACCGACCCCAGCGATACCGAGTCGGTGTTCGGCGGTATCAGAGGCTTGCATTTAGGGCTGAAGGTACTGGAAAACCAGCTCAGTGACCGTCAGGCCGGTAAGGATGCCGAGCTGACCAAGTATGTTGCCAGCCTGCTGAGCCTGGAACGCAAGCTCAGTCGTCAGTCCAAAGTGATGCAGGCGCTGGGCCAGCGCATTGAGCAGCTTAAACGCCAACAGACGCTTTACGAGTTGCTCGATGAAACCTATCTGGCTAATTTTGCCAGTGTGTATTCCGATGTCATCAGCCCCGCTGGTCCAAAGATCCAGGTTGGCGGCTCCCAGCCTTTACTGAAAAAGCCCAACATTCAGAATCGAATCCGAGCGTCACTGTTGGCCGGGATTCGTGCCGCGGTATTGTGGCGGCAGCTGGGTGGCAAACGCCGCCAAATCCTGTTTCACCGACGTAAAATACATGCCTGTGCTGCTCAGGCGCTTAACCAGATCCCAAGATCCATAGATTAGGAGTCCTCCCATGGAACTAAGTGCATTAACCGCTCTGTGTCCGGTTGATGGCCGATACGGCAATAAGACCATCGAACTGCGGCCCGTTTTCAGCGAATATGGCCTGATTAAATACCGCGTTCAGGTGGAAGTACGTTGGTTACAGATGTTGGCCAGCATTCACCAAATCGGCGAAGTGCCGGCGTTTAGCCAAGCTGCCAATGAACGTCTGAACGCTATCGTGGACAACTTCAGCGAAGCCGATGCCGAACGCATTAAAAACATCGAAGCCACCACCAACCACGATGTCAAAGCGGTCGAGTATTTCTTAAAAGAACAAGTTGCCAATAACGACGAGCTCAACAACGTCACTGAGTTTATTCACTTCGCCTGCACCTCAGAAGACATTAACAACCTGTCTCATGGTCTGATGCTCAAAGAAGCTCGTGAGCAGGTCATCCTGCCCTACTGTGATAAGATTATTGCCGCCATCCGTAAGCTGGCCGAGCAGTTTAAGGCCGTACCGATGATGGCCCGCACTCATGGGCAACCTGCCTCCCCCACCACCATGGGCAAGGAAATGGCCAATGTGATGGTCCGCCTGCAGCGTCAGCGCGATCAGATCGCCGCGGTAGAACTGTTGGGCAAGCTCAATGGTGCGGTAGGCAATTACAATGCGCACCTGTCGGCGTATCCTGAACTGGACTGGCCTGCTATTTCCGAACAGTTTGTGACCTCGCTGGGCATCAGCTGGAATCCCTACACCACTCAGATAGAACCGCATGACTATATTGCTGAGCTATTCGATGCGGTGGCTCGTTTTAATACCATCCTGATCGACTTTGACCGCGATATCTGGGGCTATATCGCTCTGGGCCACTTTAAACAGAAGACCGTGGCGGGTGAAATCGGTTCTTCGACTATGCCACACAAGGTTAACCCCATCGACTTTGAGAACTCCGAGGGTAATCTGGGTATCGCCAATGCTATCTTCGATCATCTGGCGGCCAAGCTGCCTATCTCACGCTGGCAGCGCGATCTGACAGACTCAACGGTATTGCGAAATCTGGGTGTGGGCATGGGCTACTCCCTGATCGCCTATCAGGCGAGCCTCAAAGGCATCAGCAAGTTAGAAGTGAACGAGCAGAGCCTGTTGGATGAGCTGAACAGTAACTGGGAACTGCTGGCCGAGCCGATTCAGACCGTGATGCGCCGCTATGGCATCGAGAAGCCCTACGAGAAACTCAAAGAGCTGACTCGTGGTAAACGGGTTGACCAAAAGGGCATGCAAGAGTTTATCGACAGCCTGGAGCTGCCAGAAGCAGCTAAGGATGAATTAAAACAACTGACTCCGGCCAACTATATTGGCCGCGCTATTCAGTTAACTGAACAACTGCTTGCCTGATTCACTGTTCCATTGCTCCCCGGATTGTCTGATCTATACTCAGACTCCGGGGTCGCAATCAGGGACAGATTACCATGGCGCGATTCAGCCTGTGGCTTAACGCTGGCGTCAAACCGAATCATTCCAGCAACGCCAGTCATATTCGGCTAAGCAATATCATAGCCCTCCTCTTCGCTATCTTGCTCGTATTACAATTGGGCCTTTGCCTGCATTTTTGGTCTGAAGGCGGCCATAGACAGGCAGTGCTGATCGTATTGTACGCCTCGCTTTGTACTGCTATCCCGCTACTCAATCACTACCTCAGGCCCTTTTACGGACGTTGGGCACTGATCCTGCTATTTATCACTTATATACTGCAGACCAGCGGCCACCTGGGGCGATTGAGCCACAGTCACGATTTTTTGTTAATGGGTCTGTTTTTGTGCCCGTTTCTGTTTTCTGGCCAGCAACGGCTGGAAATCGCCTTAGCACTGCTACTTCTCACCGCAAGCTATGCCGCTGTTGAACTTAGCCCGTCAACAGTATTCAGCGCTCAGACATCCATTGATTACCAGCAAACGGTCGCCGGGTTGAACCGCATCAGCTTTGCGCTGGCAGCGCTGTTAGCCGCCTATCTGATCCACCAGGATCACCACAAAAGTTGGCAGAGACTGGCCTTTGAGCAGCAACGTTCGGAAAGTCTGTTATTGAGTATCCTGCCCAAACCCATTGCCAGGCGTTTGCAGACATCTCGCCAGCCAGTGGCCGACTATTTTGATAACGCAACCGTACTGTTCACCGATATCGAAGGCTTCAGTGAAATCAGCAAGACCCGCGCACCGACGGAATTAGTCGATTATCTAAACACTATCTACAGCGCTTTCGATCACCTGTTAGAACAACACGGGCTGGAGAAAATCAAGACGAATGGCGATGAGTATATGGCCGTTTCAGGTGTGCCGGTGCCGAATGATGATCATGCACAACGCTGCTGCCGCTGTGCCATCGCCATGCTGGACACCTATAACGACATCACTCACCGTTATGGGCTGGCAAACGGTCTGCGTATCGGCATTAATAGTGGCGAATTAGTGGCCGGAATCATTGGTAAATACAGATTCAGCTACGATATTTGGGGAGATAACGTGAACCTGGCTTCCCGCATGGAAAGCCAGGGTGTCAGTCAGCAGATTCAGGTATCTGAAGCCACCTATAGGCTGTGCAAAGACCAGTTCAGCTTTATCGACAAGGGTCAGATCCACGTAAAGGGCATGGGCCGACAACGGGTTTATTGGTTAGACCAAAACTCCTCGCGGCTCGCCAGCGCATAGAGGTTTTCTGCCTTGGTTTCCAGTATCTGGGCAAAACGCTCCTGTTCTTCGGTGGGCGACTCCATGCCTCGAAGGTTTGACGCCTTCATCTGCCAGTTCAGGGAAAAGTGCTTGATGGCGGCACGAGCATCTTCGGCGGCCGACTCGGTAACCACATCCGCAGGCAGATCGCCACCAATGACCCAGTACCCCTGTTTCTTGTTATCTTTGAGCTTCCATACCGCCACCAAAGGTGGCAGATAGCGGCTTTCTTCCGCCACCACCGAATCCACTAAAATACCCTGCTCAGCCAAAAATTTATTGGCATTTTGAAACTGTTCACGAACCCACTGACTGATTTCTTCCTGGGTCTTAGGCTGGGTTTGTTCTGTCATCTTTTGCTTCCTGTAGTAGTTGTAATAATGCTTGAATGGGGTGCTTAGGCTTAAAGCTGGCAAACCGCTGTACCTGACTGCGGCACGAGTAACCGGTAGCCAATACCTGATCGGGGTTACAGTCGGCAAGCTTAGGTTGCCAACCTAACTCAAACAATCCCCGGGACTGATCGAGGTGACTGGCCTCATGGCCATAGGTACCAGCCATACCACAACAGCCCACAGATATCGGGGTTAACTGAGCCCCCAGCTTCGAGAAGACCTGCTGCCATTGCTTTTCGCTGGCGGGCAACGCCGTTTTTTCCGTACAGTGAGCAAAGAGCGCAAACTCTTTGTCCTTAACGCTCAGCTCTGGCAATTCAACGCCTTGAAGCCATTCATGCGCCAATAGTACCTGAAAATCACCGCGCTGCTCACCTAGTACCTGCTGGTATTCATCGCGGTAACAGAGTACCAAGGAGGCATCCATGCCGATCATGGGTATCTTTAAGTGATGTACCTGGTTTAGGAACTCCGCCGCCGTCTTGGCGGTATCGGCAAACTGACGTAAGAAACCTTTCACGTGCTGAGGTTTACCATTAGGCACAAAAGGTAAGACCACCGGCTGATAACCCAGTCGCTCAACCAGGCTGGCGAAATCGGCCACCAGTTGAGCCTCGTAAAAGCTGGTAAAAGGGTCCTGCACGATCAGTACATGCTTCTGTCGCTGTTCATCCGGTAGCTGCTGTAACTGCGCCAGATCGAATTCAGGCAGGTTACGGGTATGATCGGCCAATGTGGGCGTCGATAACACCGGCGTATCTACATAACCCAACACTTTTTTGAGCAGCCAGCGACTCGGCGGTAGCTGGGTAAAGGTATTAACCAATCGCGGCATCTTCGCTAGTCTGGGGGCCATTTTCTCAATATTGGCCACCATATAGTCCTTTAGCGGCCTGGCATAGCGCTGGTAATACAGATTCAAAAAACGCGCCCGAAACGAGGGAACATCCACGTTTACCGGACACTGGCTGGCACAGGCCTTACAGGCCAGACAACCATCCATGACCTCCCTCACCTCATGAGAAAAATCGGCGTCATTGGCCGACGCGCGGCTATTGCGCCAGCGTTGCCACCAGGAGGGCATGGCCTGCTTCTCCAGCGCATCCGGGTCCAGGTTCTGCCCACTGAGCAGTCTCAGCCACTCTCGCACCATGCCTGCCCGGCCTTTGGGACTATGTCTTCGGTCACCGGTGATTTTAAATGAAGGGCACATGGGCGAAGCAGCATCATAGTTAAAGCACAGGCCATTGCCGTTGCAGTCCATGGCAGGTCGGTAGCTGTCTCTGACCGCAATGGGAATTTGCTTATCAAAGTGCGCCCGCTTGGTATCACTGACCTTCACCAATTCGGCCTCACTGCCATAAGGAGTACAGATCTTCCCTGGGTTCATCTGGTTATGGGGATCAAAGACGGCCTTGATCTTACGCAGCTCGGTAAACAGTTCCTCACCGAAAAACTCCGGCCCATATTCGCTGCGATACCCCTTGCCGTGCTCACCCCACATCAGTCCACCGTATTTGGCGACCAGCGCCACCACTTCGTCGGAAATGCTGTGCATCAGCGCTTCCTGCTCAGGATCGCACAGGTCCAGCGCCGGGCGAACGTGCAAGACTCCAGCATCCACGTGACCAAACATGCCGTAATTCAGCCCCTTGCTGTCCAGCAAAGCGCGAAATTCCATAATAAAGTCAGCCAGATTCTCCGGCGGCACCGCCGTATCCTCAGCAAAGGCAAGCGGTTTCTGGCGACCCTTGGTTTTGCCTAACAGGCCAACGGCTTTCTTACGCATGGCGTAAATCTTACCGATTTCGGCGCTCTCATAGGTTATCTGATAGCCGATAACACCGTTTTTCTGCTGTTTGATATCAGCATCCAGTCGCTGTTTCAGCTCGGTGATTTTGTCATCCATATCGGCCTGTTCGCTGGCGTTATATTCCACCATATTCAGGCCTTGCAGCTCCTTGCCGGGAACATCCTGAATCAGGTCACTGACCTCATGCCAGATGATGTCTTCGCGAGCCAGATTCAAAACTTTAGAGTCCACCGTCTCCACCGAGGTGGCTCTGGCCTCAACCATCTGTGGCGCATGAC contains these protein-coding regions:
- the purB gene encoding adenylosuccinate lyase codes for the protein MELSALTALCPVDGRYGNKTIELRPVFSEYGLIKYRVQVEVRWLQMLASIHQIGEVPAFSQAANERLNAIVDNFSEADAERIKNIEATTNHDVKAVEYFLKEQVANNDELNNVTEFIHFACTSEDINNLSHGLMLKEAREQVILPYCDKIIAAIRKLAEQFKAVPMMARTHGQPASPTTMGKEMANVMVRLQRQRDQIAAVELLGKLNGAVGNYNAHLSAYPELDWPAISEQFVTSLGISWNPYTTQIEPHDYIAELFDAVARFNTILIDFDRDIWGYIALGHFKQKTVAGEIGSSTMPHKVNPIDFENSEGNLGIANAIFDHLAAKLPISRWQRDLTDSTVLRNLGVGMGYSLIAYQASLKGISKLEVNEQSLLDELNSNWELLAEPIQTVMRRYGIEKPYEKLKELTRGKRVDQKGMQEFIDSLELPEAAKDELKQLTPANYIGRAIQLTEQLLA
- the clpS gene encoding ATP-dependent Clp protease adapter ClpS, whose product is MSRDSSTIGHEKLLESTKKKVEPPPMYKVILNNDDYTPMDFVVEVLMRFFSLTAEKANQLMLTVHYDGKAVCGIYTSEVAETKVMQVNQYARKHQHPLLCSMEPA
- a CDS encoding NUDIX hydrolase; this encodes MVRPHITVATVVEAQRRFLLVEEKIQGKVVFNQPAGHLKTDEDVVDGAKRELWEETGLDLSPQALTGIYLFDVPREDRSYLRFNFSLALDEPVGTAPRDPSIIRCHWLSLEQIRELDEERKLRSPLVLSSIVDYLKGHEYPLSILHRFLPATEPSL
- the cspD gene encoding cold shock domain-containing protein CspD, which encodes MAVGKVKWFNNAKGFGFIVPEEGGEDIFAHYSTIQMDGYRSLKAGQEVSYEVQEGPKGLHAENIEINGEPQR
- a CDS encoding NADP-dependent isocitrate dehydrogenase, whose protein sequence is MSSKIIYTKTDEAPALATYSFLPVVEAFSKSAGVDVESRDISLAGRILAVFPDYLTDEQRTSDDLGYLGELAKTPEANIIKLPNISASIPQLQAAIKELQQKGYKLPDYPFDPKTDEEKDIQTRYDSVKGSAVNPVLREGNSDRRAPASVKQYAKNNPHSMGKWEEDSKSHVSHMTDGDFFGSELSTTMESDDSLKIVLKTQDGDTKVLKDSVKVLAGEVVDATKMSAAQLQDFLRQEIEDAKQKGVLFSVHLKATMMKVSDPIIFGHAVKAFYKEVLEKYADELKAMDFNPNNGIGDLYAKLDNLPQDKQQAIKADIDALYNERPDMAMVDSDRGITNLHVPSDVIIDASMPAAIRTSGRMWNKDNDVQDTKFVIPDRCYAGIYQQTIEFCKQNGAFDPATMGTVPNVGLMAQKAEEYGSHDKTFEIPAAGQVQVLNSAGDVIFTHDVEQGDIWRMCQVKDVAIRDWVKLAVNRSRLSGMPAVFWLNEQRAHDAELVKKVNTYLQEHDTDGLDIRIMAPEAAMQHTLERVKAGKDTISVTGNVLRDYLTDLFPILELGTSAKMLSIVPLMNGGGLFETGAGGSAPKHVQQFLKENHLRWDSLGEFLALAASFEHMANVYDNKKAQVLADTLDKATSSFLENNKSPSRKVNELDNRGSHFYLTLYWAQELANQDQDAELKERFTPVAEFLTENEAKIVDELNGVQGRSMDIGGYYKPEDDKGFDAMRPSETFNKGLAMIA
- the mnmA gene encoding tRNA 2-thiouridine(34) synthase MnmA, yielding MADNSAIKVIVGMSGGVDSSVSAYLLQQQGYDVEGLFMKNWEEDDNDEYCAAAEDLKDAQAVADKLGIKLRTINFAAEYWDNVFEYFLAEYKAGRTPNPDIMCNKEIKFKAFLEFAVEDLGADYIATGHYVRRRSQDGQWQLLRGLDDNKDQSYFLYGISEHQVAQTLFPLGELEKPEVRAIAEQQGLITHDKKDSTGICFIGERKFKDFLSQYLPAQPGNIETPEGEVIGRHDGLMYHTLGQRKGLHIGGLQDYGDDPWYVVAKDTERNVLIAAQGSDHPLLYSDGLIANQLDWVDRKGPTDEIRCVVKTRYRQHDIPCRVVPQDSGCVHVHFDQPQKAVTPGQSAVFYQDDVCLGGGIIEQYLRNHD
- the hflD gene encoding high frequency lysogenization protein HflD, coding for MTEYNRDQCLALAGVCQAAALTQAFARKGDADEAALTGSMKSIIETDPSDTESVFGGIRGLHLGLKVLENQLSDRQAGKDAELTKYVASLLSLERKLSRQSKVMQALGQRIEQLKRQQTLYELLDETYLANFASVYSDVISPAGPKIQVGGSQPLLKKPNIQNRIRASLLAGIRAAVLWRQLGGKRRQILFHRRKIHACAAQALNQIPRSID
- a CDS encoding pseudouridine synthase — translated: MELVLPAPHRRSNKSSGPHRPYRSAKRNSHGASHQPKKIVLFNKPFDVLTQFTDGQGRRTLKDFIPIEGIYAAGRLDKDSEGLLVLTNDGKLQHKLANPKHKTSKTYWVQVEGAPDEADLERLRKGVELKDGLTKPAKVEIMAEPELWPRQPPVRYRKTVPTTWLSITLTEGRNRQVRRMTAAIGHPTLRLVRYRIGQWTIDGIDNGDYLLLK
- a CDS encoding DUF4826 family protein produces the protein MTEQTQPKTQEEISQWVREQFQNANKFLAEQGILVDSVVAEESRYLPPLVAVWKLKDNKKQGYWVIGGDLPADVVTESAAEDARAAIKHFSLNWQMKASNLRGMESPTEEQERFAQILETKAENLYALASREEFWSNQ
- a CDS encoding adenylate/guanylate cyclase domain-containing protein is translated as MARFSLWLNAGVKPNHSSNASHIRLSNIIALLFAILLVLQLGLCLHFWSEGGHRQAVLIVLYASLCTAIPLLNHYLRPFYGRWALILLFITYILQTSGHLGRLSHSHDFLLMGLFLCPFLFSGQQRLEIALALLLLTASYAAVELSPSTVFSAQTSIDYQQTVAGLNRISFALAALLAAYLIHQDHHKSWQRLAFEQQRSESLLLSILPKPIARRLQTSRQPVADYFDNATVLFTDIEGFSEISKTRAPTELVDYLNTIYSAFDHLLEQHGLEKIKTNGDEYMAVSGVPVPNDDHAQRCCRCAIAMLDTYNDITHRYGLANGLRIGINSGELVAGIIGKYRFSYDIWGDNVNLASRMESQGVSQQIQVSEATYRLCKDQFSFIDKGQIHVKGMGRQRVYWLDQNSSRLASA